Sequence from the Sulfuricurvum sp. IAE1 genome:
ATATACCAGTTATCGTAACCGTAAAGATCGAGCTGTTTTCCATTGACCGTGACATACCCGTAGTACGACACGCCATCACCCATGTCTTCGGGCTTGATAATCCCGAGATCGATACGGCGTGTATTGAGAGTGTTTTGAACTTTTGCATGGTTCACGTACACATCCATAGTTGTCGTGTTCCCGATCATGACGTTTGCAGATTTTCCGGAATCTTTCGAGATCAGCTGCACTCCGATTCCGATATCGATATTTGGATTTGACCCGGAATCTGTCCAGATGTCGGTTCCGGTCAATGTGATTTTATGATCCGCATCCATCAGCAGATCGATTCGGTAGTTCACGCCATCACCGACGACATCGACATACCCGTTTACAATTTGCTGACATGCCATCCATTCTTCGCGGCGGATGATCATATCCTCAAGATCAGTGAGCTCTTTGGCAAGCTTCATACTGGCACGTTCTTCCGGAGACTGAAGTGAGTACGCGGATTCACCAGCAGCACGGTTATTGACGATATCTGCAGATTCGAGCACTTTTTTAGGCTTGATATAAGCCGGTTTGTAGCTGTTGGTTGTAAAACCGAGCTTCTCGACCAGTTTCCCCTCCACACGCGGAGACTGGAACGGAGCCATACGGCGTTTGCCTTTGATGATGTCGATATCGACGGTTTCAGCCGTTACCGGGTCAACTTTCGAAAACAAAAGGTCAAGGATGAATGACCCGGTCTTCTTGTCCTGGCGCATTGCCGCCGCCATAGCTCGTGATGCAAAAATACTGATTTCCATCGTTTACCCCTTATGCCGTTACGGCTGTTTTGATATAAATTCCGCCATCACGAAGCGCATCTTTTACCGACGCGGCCGTATGCCCGGTTCCGAAGCTCAATGCGTTTGCGTTGAACTCTCCTTTGATGTAGACGGCCACGTTTGTCACGTCCGCCAAGCTCGGATCGCAATCCTCTGCCAGAATGGCACTCGGTGTTTGACTACCATCGACTGCATCCGATGCAGACAGGATAAGCTTCCCTGTTGCAGTCACTTTTCCTAATACCGCACCGCGTTTGAGCGCTGTGCCTCCTGATGCGATCGTTACGATGTCGCATACTGTCCGTGTCTCCCCGGCAATCAGATTGTCCGGTGTATATGTTTCAGCCATTACATTTCTCCTCTTGCTTTTTTACCGGCTTCGGCCATCGCCGCAACCGCTTTTTCATCATCCGACGTATTTGCATCCGCTCCGTCGGCTGAACCTCCACCCAATTCGACCAGATCTTTCCCGAGCGATTCGCCATCAGCGCTGTGTGCTGACGCCGTTTCGGTACGTTTTGAGTTCATCGCATCGAACATCTTGATCTTCACCTGCTCAGGAGTTACTTTGGTATCCGAAAGAGCCTTGCTGATGATGCTCTCATACCCTGGACGAGAAAGCGCCTGGATATCAGCGATCCGTTTTTGTTCGGCCGCTACTGCTGTGGCTACCGCCTCTGATTGATTGGCTGTAGCCCCAGCTACGATTTCAGCCACTACGTCCGGGTGAGTTTCGCGAAGCGAAGCCGCCGTAATCGTAATTCCTGTTTCGGCGCTTGCCGATGCAACAATCTCAGTAGCGACACTCGGGAATTTATCCTGAATCATCGCGGCGGTGATTTCGCTGTCTTTGTACATTGCCATTGATGCTCCTTGTTTAAGATTGAAGCTCTGCGATCAGAGCCTCGAATGTTGTGATTTCATCGATCATCCCGGCATCGAGCGCGTCGCTGCCGATGAGTAGATCCCCCTGACCAAAGCGCTGAAGCACTTCATCGACGGAGACGCCTCTGTTCGCGGCCACATCCTCGACAAAAATTTCGCCGAGCTTGTCCGCCCACGCCTGAATCTGATTTTTCCCTTCATCGGTTTTGATGTCGGGTCGTTTTTTCGGGCTTACGGACGAGACGATTTC
This genomic interval carries:
- a CDS encoding major capsid protein, translating into MEISIFASRAMAAAMRQDKKTGSFILDLLFSKVDPVTAETVDIDIIKGKRRMAPFQSPRVEGKLVEKLGFTTNSYKPAYIKPKKVLESADIVNNRAAGESAYSLQSPEERASMKLAKELTDLEDMIIRREEWMACQQIVNGYVDVVGDGVNYRIDLLMDADHKITLTGTDIWTDSGSNPNIDIGIGVQLISKDSGKSANVMIGNTTTMDVYVNHAKVQNTLNTRRIDLGIIKPEDMGDGVSYYGYVTVNGKQLDLYGYDNWYIDDNDVEQPMIPDGQVVITSTKADFRRHYGAIKDKKAGFAAIPRFPKTWDEEDPDATWLMVQSAPLPAAHEIDAIVSMKVY
- a CDS encoding head decoration protein, yielding MAETYTPDNLIAGETRTVCDIVTIASGGTALKRGAVLGKVTATGKLILSASDAVDGSQTPSAILAEDCDPSLADVTNVAVYIKGEFNANALSFGTGHTAASVKDALRDGGIYIKTAVTA